GCGAATTTCCGAGTGATGCCGAGATTCTTGCAAATGGCATACTGCAAGTCGAGACTGAAACTATAAGTGCTAAAATCGCTCTTCTCGGTGCAAGGATTATTGAGTATCGGCTAAAGCAATACTTAGAAAAAAACGTTCAAGGTGGCGATCCTCTCAATCTAGTTAGCCACGTCGATTCACTACCCTACCCGCTTGGCATAGATGTAGGAAACATTACTGATGCACGCGTCAATTATCAGCTTGTTGGCGAAGCAAATGACAAGTTTAGCCTACGCGCTGGCCAAAGTCAGGAGTTATTACTAGAGGGAATTTTGCCAGACGGGAGGAAGCTTACTAAGCGGCTTAACTTTCATGGCAGTGGATATGTTACAGAGGTGCGCATATTTTTAGCTAATGGCGCAACGTCGCCGGAGACAGCTTCGGCGGCCTCTATAGGGCAGTCTTTGAGTGTAAGTTGGACGAAATTTATAACGGAGAAGAACAAGCGCTTACTAGATCCCTACGATCGCAGTGCTCTTGTCTGGGATGATGGGCAGAAAGCGCACCACGAGGAGCTTCAAGAGCTAAGAGAAATAGACGGCAATGCGAAAACTTTGGGTGCAGTCCGTTGGGTTAGCATGGCAGATAAGTACTTCATGGCTTCACTCATGGCAGAGAGTGATTTTTTTCAGGCGCAGTGTAAAAACGCAGGAGATTTTTACAGCTGTGGGATAAAAACTGAAATGCAGCAAGATGTTGTAGCTCTTAATCTTTTTGCGGGTCCCAAGAGTTACGAAATGCTAGCAAGTGTTGGTAATAACCTCGAGCGCAGCATTAACTTTGGCATGACGGGCTTTATCGCAGCACCTTTGGTGATGATGTTACATCTTTGCTATTCAGCTTTTGATAACTATGCCGTCGCTATAGTGCTGTTAACCATAATTGTGAGAGCTGCCCTTTTTCCACTTAATGCTGCATCGTTTAAGCAGATGAAGGCCATGCAAGCTGTGCAGCCAGAGATTAAGCGGATTCG
The nucleotide sequence above comes from Deltaproteobacteria bacterium. Encoded proteins:
- the yidC gene encoding membrane protein insertase YidC yields the protein MNIARNKLKRENEGKNEKETPVGMTEDRDNSKKALGLLMFVILFFIYKQTVWDPFFYGSKKTAPDNSASNSEGTAIDGASHDAVQSSVEANVGSTQGTKIEPGKAVGEFPSDAEILANGILQVETETISAKIALLGARIIEYRLKQYLEKNVQGGDPLNLVSHVDSLPYPLGIDVGNITDARVNYQLVGEANDKFSLRAGQSQELLLEGILPDGRKLTKRLNFHGSGYVTEVRIFLANGATSPETASAASIGQSLSVSWTKFITEKNKRLLDPYDRSALVWDDGQKAHHEELQELREIDGNAKTLGAVRWVSMADKYFMASLMAESDFFQAQCKNAGDFYSCGIKTEMQQDVVALNLFAGPKSYEMLASVGNNLERSINFGMTGFIAAPLVMMLHLCYSAFDNYAVAIVLLTIIVRAALFPLNAASFKQMKAMQAVQPEIKRIRETITDKQQQQMELMNLYKKRGVNPLGGCLPMLLQMPIFIGLYSGLLLTIELRHAPFAFWITDLSAPEQLMVAGVGIPVMVILMVISMLVQQWMTPAAVDPAQKKVMMIMPVVFGFMFAKFPAGLTLYWLTSNLISIAQQKTLNVLGPKVSLMATGAVSLGLFLLTWLLSAVG